In Trichoderma atroviride chromosome 2, complete sequence, one DNA window encodes the following:
- a CDS encoding 60S ribosomal protein eL18 (TransMembrane:4 (n3-14c19/20o176-201i208-227o261-279i291-311o)~SECRETED:SignalP(1-19)) yields the protein MRIFQSILPLCLLFAGGFAKKDSYEEFRQLSQRSSPLKLNDATYSSLTAAPRNHSVAVLLTALETRFGCQLCQEFAPEWEVLGRSWTRGDKAGESRLIFGTLDFADGRETFISLGLQTAPVLLLFNPTIGPHAAASPEPVRYDFTAGPSAAEQVHSWISRQLPNRPHPPVQRPFNWLRWASTVTIVLGVGTALASASAYVLPIIQNRNIWASISLIAILLFISGHMFNHIRKVPYIVGDGHGGVSYIAGGFQNQLGLETQIVAAIYGVLSFCAITLAVKVPRMADAKTQQVAVVVWSVILFLVYSFLLSVFRVKNSGYPFSLPPFIPTAGQSERYSRSKALKFLVGKFACIPRHFRPRLSSPSSSFSAPVVAMGIDLDRHHVKGTHRKAPKSDNVYLKLLVKLYRFLARRTDAAFNKVILRRLFMSKINRPPVSLSRIVSNINKEGEKRTVVIVGTVTDDNRLLSFPKTTVAALRFTATARARIAAAGGEAITLDQLALRAPTGSNTLILRGPKNSREAVKHFGMGPHKHKKPFVESKGRKFERARGRRRSRGFKV from the exons ATGCGTATCTTCCAGTCAATTCTTCCTCTGTGCCTGCTGTTCGCTGGGGGCTTCGCGAAAAAAGACTCATATGAGGAATTTCGTCAGCTATCCCAGCGCTCTTCGCCTTTGAAGCTGAATGATGCCacatattcttctttaacAGCCGCTCCAAGAAACCATAGCGTGGCTGTCCTCCTCACTGCTTTGGAAACCAGGTTCGGCTGCCAGCTTTGCCAAGAATTCGCGCCTGAGTGGGAGGTTCTCGGACGCAGTTGGACTCGAGGCGACAAAGCCGGCGAGTCACGACTCATCTTTGGTACGCTGGATTTCGCTGATGGTCGAGAGACTTTTATTTCG CTTGGCCTCCAAACCGCCCCGGTGCTCCTTCTCTTTAACCCGACTATTGGACCCCATGCCGCTGCCTCTCCAGAGCCTGTTCGATACGATTTCACGGCAGG GCCTTCCGCAGCTGAGCAAGTTCATTCCTGGATCTCTCGGCAGCTTCCCAATAGACCACACCCGCCTGTGCAACGACCCTTCAACTGGCTTCGATGGGCCTCCACCGTGACCATTGTCCTCGGCGTCGGTACTGCGTTGGCCAGTGCGTCTGCTTATGTGCTGCCTATCATCCAAAACCGCAACATCTGGGCTTCCATCAGCCTGATTGCtattctcctcttcattAGCGGTCATATGTTCAACCACATTCGGAAAGTTCCATACATTGTTGGAGATGGCCATGGTGGCGTCAGCTATATCGCAGGAGGCTTCCAGAACCAGCTTGGATTGGAAACCCAAATCGTGGCGGCTATCT ACGGTGTGCTCTCATTCTGTGCCATCACCTTGGCTGTCAAGGTTCCTCGCATGGCCGATGCCAAAACCCAGCAGGTCGCGGTTGTCGTTTGGAGCGTTATACTATTCCTGGTATACAGCTTTCTCCTAAGCGTCTTCCGCGTCAAGAACTCTGGCTACCCATTCTCCTTGCCTCCCTTCAT TCCAACTGCTGGCCAATCAGAGCGCTACTCGAGATCGAAAGCCCTGAAATTTTTGGTTGGAAAGTTCGCCTGTATTCCCAGACATTTTCGACCTCGACTTTCAAGCCCATCATCAAGCTTTTCAGCACCAGTCGTCGCCATGG GTATCGATCTCGACCGCCACCACGTCAAGGGCACTCACCGCAAGGCCCCCAAGAGCGACAATGTCTACTTGAAGCTCTTGGTCAAGCTTTACCGCTTCCTGGCCC GCCGAACCGATGCCGCCTTCAACAAGGTTATCCTTCGACGACTCTTCATGTCCAAGATTAACCGCCCTCCCGTTTCCCTGTCCCGAATTGtttccaacatcaacaaggagggcgagaagcgcaCCGTCGTCATTGTCGGCACCGTCACCGATGACAACAGACTTCTGTCTTTCCCCAAGACTACCGTCGCCGCTCTTCGATTCACCGCCACTGCTCGTGCCCGAATTGCCGCTGCCGGTGGTGAGGCTATCACCCTTGATCAGCTCGCTCTCCGCGCCCCTACCGGAAGCAACACCCTGATCCTCCGTGGACCCAAGAACAGCCGTGAGGCCGTCAAGCACTTCGGCATGGGCCCCCACAAGCACAAG AAACCCTTCGTCGAGTCCAAGGGACGCAAGTTCGAGCGCGCTCGTGGTCGCAGACGCTCACGTGGTTTCAAGGTCTAA
- a CDS encoding uncharacterized protein (EggNog:ENOG41), with product MAVPRAYAPGYIQNGATSLPSPGAAPLLPNQGRIIQTGPIRILCVADVRGNLRSLNELARQARADHIIHTGDFGFYDHTSLERIVEKTLKHVAQYSPLISEPVKKAIQQGGSGPVKSRFSPSELPLSELPLLLNGELKLDVPVYTVWGACEDVRVLEKFRSSEYKVHNLHIIDEARSMLLEVGGVKLRLLGLGGAVVMHKLFDNGEGRTTIAGGQGTMWTTLLQMGELVDTAHRVYDPTETRVFITHASPAREGILNQLSVTLKADFSISAGLHFRYGSSYNEFSVNPTLDHYRGKLAASKASFNDVWETVRGEVEPAIQQNEAQQNLLKNALQIVEKMPSTAAGGNPFGGPVPGSGGLGAVDESAFKNMWNFNLADAAFGYLVLEIQDGRIGTEMRAQGFNFSHRGAKQQSSTAPPGTAAAAAVPPASAASSATPTAPPAAKQSPPTQQPKATPAAPIPTIPNRSTPQPTAGNAANKEAEKTAAPTNGSAHVPEPATSPAPKTSASDIIGLFIMNVNTEDQCRDLFDEADKPKILKIEKWGGSNKVVQFKTVEDRDGAMGRLPEAVKTRTQEDRSKPLVKIFLHRESKPFNSRGNAGTWGGSGRGGSTTSGYRSAGGTSDSESNRRGGRGGRGARGGERGRGSRGRGGIKGDAGVSPAAAPSTPSAD from the exons ATGGCTGTC CCGCGAGCATATGCCCCTGGCTACATACAAAATGGTGCAACGAGCCTCCCATCGCCTGGCGCAGCGCCTCTCCTGCCCAACCAAGGCCGTATCATCCAGACCGGACCCATACGGATTCTTTGCGTTGCAGACGTTCGAG GAAACCTGCGATCGCTCAACGAACTTGCAAGACAGGCCCGGGCTGACCACATCATTCACACTGGCGACTTCGGATTCTACGACCATACGTCCCTGGAACGAATTGTGGAGAAGACATTGAAGCATGTGGCACAGTATTCGCCCCTGATTTCTGAACCGGTCAAGAAGGCTATTCAGCAGGGCGGATCTGGCCCCGTGAAATCTAGATTCTCTCCGAGCGAGCTCCCCCTCTCCGAACTTCCTCTGCTCCTTAATGGAGAGCTGAAACTGGATGTGCCAGTATACACCGTCTGGGGCGCCTGTGAAGATGTCCGCGTTCTTGAAAAGTTCAGATCATCCGAGTACAAAGTCCACAACCTTCACATCATCGACGAAGCTCGTTCCATGTTACTCGAAGTTGGTGGTGTAAAACTGAGACTCCTGGGCCTGGGTGGCGCTGTGGTAATGCACAAACTGTTTGACAATGGAGAGGGCCGTACTACCATAGCGGGAGGACAGGGTACGATGTGGACAACTCTATTGCAAATGGGAGAGCTAGTTGACACTGCTCATCGTGTCTATGACCCCACCGAGACTCGAGTCTTTATCACGCACGCCTCTCCGGCTCGCGAGGGTATATTGAACCAGCTCTCTGTTACCTTGAAAGCGGActtttccatctcagccGGACTCCACTTCAGATATGGAAGTTCCTACAACGAATTCAGTGTCAACCCTACGCTAGACCATTATCGTGGCAAGCTTGCTGCCTCAAAGGCTTCCTTCAATGACGTCTGGGAAACTGTCAGGGGAGAAGTTGAACCTGCCATCCAGCAGAACGAGGCGCAGCAAAATCTCCTGAAGAATGCTCTGCAAATTGTGGAAAAGATGCCCTCGacggctgctggtggaaaTCCTTTTGGGGGTCCGGTCCCGGGCTCGGGTGGTCTTGGTGCAGTTGACGAAAGTGCTTTTAAAAATATGTGGAATTTCAACCTTGCTGACGCTGCTTTTGGCTATTTGGTACTTGAAAttcaagatggaagaattgGAACTGAGATGCGCGCCCAGGGATTTAACTTCTCCCACCGAGGAGCTAAACAGCAGTCGTCTACGGCACCCCCAGGaactgccgccgctgccgccgttcCTCCAGCAAGcgcagcctcttctgctaCCCCTACTGCACCCCCGGCCGCCAAACAATCTCCACCAACTCAACAACCAAAGGCTACCCCAGCTGCCCCTATTCCCACGATACCGAACCGATCAACCCCACAGCCCACCGCAGGCAACGCTGCTAAcaaagaggctgagaagacaGCCGCTCCGACAAATGGATCGGCACATGTCCCTGAACCAGCCACCTCGCCAGCCCCAAAGACGTCGGCATCTGATATCATTGGTCTGTTTATTATGAATGTCAACACGGAAGATCAGTGCCGCGATCTATTTGACGAGGCTGACAAGCCTAAAATTCTCAAGATTGAGAAATGGGGTGGCTCAAACAAGGTTGTTCAATTCAAAACAGTTGAAGACCGCGATGGGGCCATGGGAAGGCTGCCAGAAGCGGTCAAGACACGAACTCAGGAAGATCGATCAAAGCCACTTGTCAAGATCTTCCTTCATCGAGAGAGCAAGCCTTTCAACAGCCGCGGCAATGCTGGAACCTGGGGAGGTAGCGGGCGAGGCGGGTCTACCACCAGTGGCTATCGCAGCGCTGGTGGGACTAGCGACTCGGAAAGCAACCGACGAGGTGGCCGTGGGGGTCGAGGAGCTCGGGGTGGTGAGCGAGGACGTGGTTCTCGTGGACGAGGAGGCATAAAGGGAGATGCTGGTGTATCtcccgcagcagcaccttCTACCCCTAGTGCTGATTAA
- a CDS encoding uncharacterized protein (BUSCO:EOG092D3OQG) translates to MSASSVVRGRAGLFRPSSCISRTTRFFSTSRQLRESKSTPTSNRPTHFGYETVTESVKQERVAEVFTSVAESYDKMNDLMSMGVHRLWKDHFVSSLNPGATNPTGMPQRILDVAGGTGDIAFRMLQHAHVNNGNPNVHVTISDINPAMLSVGKQRSLSLPASHQSSLSFLEANAEVLPSSLKDNSLDLYTVAFGIRNFSNMPAALREAYRVLKPGGIFACMEFSKVDKYPIFNAIYKQWSFSAIPLIGQLVAGDRDSYQYLVESIERFPSQEEFRDMIAGAGFAIVGKGYEDLTGGVAAIHKGIKPL, encoded by the exons atgtctgcttcttcagtGGTAAGAGGCCGCGCCGGGCTATTCCGGCCTTCTTCATGCATCTCTCGCACAACCCGCTTCTTCTCTACCAGCCGCCAGCTTCGCGAATCAAAATCAACACCTACCTCAAACCGTCCTACCCACTTTGGATATGAGACGGTTACCGAGTCTGTGAAGCAGGAGCGAGTTGCCGAAGTCTTTACCAGCGTGGCAGAATCATACGATAAGATGAACGACTTGATGTCGATGGGTGTTCACCGTCTGTGGAA AGATCATTTCGTTTCCTCGCTGAACCCAGGGGCCACAAACCCTACAGGCATGCCACAGCGCATCCTTGATGTCGCCGGAGGAACTGGCGACATCGCCTTTCGCATGCTGCAGCACGCCCATGTCAACAACGGCAACCCAAACGTGCACGTTACGATATCAGACATCAACCCAGCAATGCTTAGTGTTGGCAAACAGCGCTCCCTATCTCTTCCAGCCTCTCATCagtcttctctttccttcctAGAGGCAAACGCTGAAGTTCTGCCATCATCACTCAAAGACAATTCCCTTGACTTGTACACAGTTGCCTTTGGCATACGCAACTTCTCTAATATGCCCGCAGCCCTGAGAGAGGCATATAGAGTCCTCAAACCTGGCGGCATCTTTGCTTGTATGGAGTTTTCCAAAGTGGACAAGTATCCCATCTTCAATGCAATTTACAAGCAGTGGTCCTTCAGCGCGATCCCATTGATTGGCCAGCTGGTTGCAGGAGACCGTGACAGCTATCAATATCTCGTTGAAAGCATTGAACGGTTTCCGTCCCAAGAGGAGTTCCGAGACATGATTGCTGGCGCAGGGTTTGCCATTGTGGGAAAAGGTTATGAAGATTTGACTGGTGGCGTCGCGGCTATCCATAAAGGCATCAAACCCCTATGA
- a CDS encoding 40S ribosomal protein RACK1, whose product MAEQLILKGTLEGHNGWVTSLATSMENPNMLLSSSRDKTLIIWNLTRDETQYGYPKRSLHGHSHIVSDCVISSDGAYALSASWDKTLRLWELATGTTTRRFVGHTNDVLSVSFSADNRQIVSGSRDRTIKLWNTLGDCKYTITDKGHTEWASCVRFSPNPQNPVIVSSGWDKLVKVWELSTCKLQTDHIGHTGYINTVTISPDGSLCASGGKDGTTMLWDLNESKHLYSLNANDEIHALVFSPNRYWLCAATASSIIIFDLEKKSKVDELKPEFTSVGKKSREPECISLAWSADGQTLFAGYTDNIIRAWGVMSRA is encoded by the exons ATGGCTGAACAACTGATCCTGAAGGGTACCCTCGAGGGCCAC AATGGCTGGGTTACCAGCTTGGCCACTTCAATGGAGAA CCCCAACATGCTCCTGTCCAGCAGCCGAGACAAGACCCTGATCATCTGGAACCTCACCCGCGACGAGACCCAGTACGGCTACCCCAAGCGATCTCTCCACGGTCACTCCCACATTGTGTCCGACTGT GTTATCTCCTCTGACGGTGCTTACGCCCTGTCTGCCTCTTGGGACAAGACTCTCCGTCTGTGGGAGCTCGCTACCGGCACCACCACCCGAAGATTCGTCGGCCACACCAACGACGTTCTCTCCGTATCCTTCTCCGCCGACAACCGACAGATCGTCTCTGGCTCTCGTGACCGCACCATCAAGCTGTGGAACACCCTCGGTGACTGCAAGTACACCATCACCGACAAGGGCCACACTGAGTGGGCTTCTTGCGTCCGATTCAGCCCCAACCCTCAGAACCCCGTCATTGTCTCCTCTGGTTGGGACAAGCTGGTCAAG GTTTGGGAGCTCTCTACCTGCAAGCTGCAGACCGACCACATCGGCCACACCGGTTACATCAACACCGTCACCATCTCTCCTGATGGCTCTCTTTGCGCCTCCGGTGGCAAGGACGGTACCACCATGCTCTGGGACCTGAACGAATCCAAGCACCTGTACTCCCTCAACGCCAACGACGAGATCCACgccctcgtcttctctcCTAACCGATACTGGCTGtgcgccgccaccgccagcagcatcatcatcttcgaccttgagaagaagagcaaggtTGATGAGCTGAAGCCTGAGTTCACCTCTGTCGGCAAGAAGAGCCGGGAGCCCGAGTGTATCAGCTTGGCCTGGTCCGCTGACGGCCAGACCCTGTTCGCTGGTTACACTGACAACATTATCCGTGCTTGGGGCGTCATGTCCCGAGCATAA